The following proteins are co-located in the Chryseobacterium daecheongense genome:
- a CDS encoding leucyl aminopeptidase family protein: MKLINKKNKNYIQVFQLFTEEEWIKKNKSFNKNISTFFTGKKNEVFISTSEDSITYFIGLGKSSVQSFEIQQVAVKFSQTQKNNLKAVPTLLMSDFISQKQFEEFIKGLLLGTYKYPFDKSHPFWSPEFEIHFENISQKKLDNISQKALALSNGQTACQEWLNKPANLKTPPVLGSYLKDLAKKHQLKYTVFNRKKCEELGLGAYLSVNQGSAYDAAFTILEYRTTVKKAKTIGLIGKCVVFDTGGISLKDHQNMHYMKSDMGGATAVIGSLIYASEMQLPVNLVVILPITDNAISEKAFLPSDVITAYNGKTIEVLNTDAEGRMILADALSYLAKNYKTDLLIDLATLTGSSVRMFGDTCGALFSNNEEVKNLLLQTGDRTNQRLWNLPLWDVWKEDIQSDVADLKNISLKPIGDCIVAAKFLEQFIENHPKWAHLDIAGVAFGSVGYAKEKAATGFGVQLLTDLIENYH; this comes from the coding sequence ATGAAACTAATCAATAAAAAAAATAAAAATTACATTCAGGTTTTTCAATTATTTACAGAAGAAGAATGGATCAAAAAAAATAAAAGCTTTAACAAAAATATTTCCACCTTTTTTACAGGAAAAAAGAATGAAGTTTTCATTAGCACTAGTGAAGATAGCATTACTTATTTTATCGGATTAGGAAAATCGTCTGTTCAAAGTTTTGAGATCCAGCAGGTGGCAGTAAAATTTTCACAAACACAAAAAAATAATTTAAAAGCTGTCCCTACTCTGTTGATGAGCGATTTCATCAGCCAAAAACAATTTGAAGAATTTATCAAAGGACTGTTATTAGGAACATACAAATACCCATTTGATAAAAGCCATCCTTTCTGGAGCCCTGAATTTGAAATTCACTTTGAAAATATAAGCCAGAAAAAACTGGATAATATCAGCCAAAAAGCATTAGCGTTGTCCAATGGTCAGACAGCCTGCCAGGAATGGTTAAATAAACCTGCAAACCTTAAGACCCCACCCGTTTTAGGCTCATACCTTAAGGATCTGGCAAAAAAACATCAGCTTAAATACACTGTATTCAACAGAAAAAAATGTGAGGAATTAGGTCTTGGAGCGTATCTCTCAGTTAATCAGGGAAGCGCTTATGATGCTGCATTCACCATATTAGAATATCGGACAACCGTAAAAAAAGCAAAGACCATTGGATTAATTGGAAAGTGTGTGGTTTTTGATACCGGAGGAATTTCATTAAAAGATCATCAGAACATGCATTATATGAAATCCGATATGGGCGGAGCAACTGCTGTTATAGGATCTTTAATTTATGCTTCAGAGATGCAGCTTCCTGTAAACCTTGTTGTAATTTTACCTATTACCGATAATGCTATTTCTGAAAAAGCTTTTCTGCCAAGTGATGTCATCACAGCTTACAACGGAAAAACTATAGAAGTTCTGAATACTGATGCAGAAGGCAGAATGATATTAGCCGATGCTCTTTCTTATCTGGCTAAAAACTACAAAACAGATCTTCTTATTGATCTGGCAACCCTTACAGGAAGTTCAGTAAGAATGTTTGGAGATACCTGTGGTGCTTTGTTCTCAAACAATGAAGAAGTGAAAAATCTGTTATTGCAAACAGGTGACAGAACCAATCAAAGGCTGTGGAATCTTCCCTTGTGGGATGTATGGAAAGAAGACATACAATCTGATGTAGCAGATCTTAAAAACATTTCCTTGAAGCCGATTGGTGATTGTATTGTAGCGGCCAAATTTCTGGAACAATTTATAGAAAATCATCCGAAGTGGGCTCACCTGGATATTGCGGGAGTCGCTTTCGGGAGTGTTGGTTATGCCAAAGAAAAAGCCGCAACAGGTTTTGGAGTGCAATTGCTGACGGATTTAATCGAAAATTATCATTAA
- a CDS encoding alpha/beta hydrolase-fold protein, protein MKFKLYTDESDDRTVYITGNFNNWNPKDDQYKLTSIDANNYSIEISDEFLPSAIEYKFTKGGWENVELDQYGNITPNRKVNKSTGEASDMVKKWRLNWGPFKDEFFPIIEIISEEFYIPQLDRYRKVWALLPYDYYISNKSYPVLYLQDAQNLFNEGSEYGNWEIDKKLSILAEYGRGDVIIIAIEHGSQERIKEYIFDNDHVAHGSEGKKYIRFITDTLKPFVDENYRTKKDRENTGIGGSSLGALISIYSGFLYPEVYSKLLIFSPSLWVEPNNNFPMMNFRIPFKTKIYLYGGGKEGSKMVKRIRIFEEYLKKWEQKNLFDFEFKTSINPEGTHSEFYWSQEFPRAIEWLFYDNTENPVEVAPQQQSIKP, encoded by the coding sequence ATGAAGTTTAAGCTTTACACTGATGAAAGTGATGACAGAACTGTTTATATAACAGGAAATTTTAATAACTGGAACCCTAAAGATGATCAATACAAGCTTACTTCCATAGATGCTAACAACTATAGCATTGAAATTAGCGATGAATTTTTGCCCTCAGCAATAGAATACAAATTCACAAAAGGAGGCTGGGAAAATGTAGAGCTTGACCAGTATGGAAATATTACTCCCAACAGAAAAGTAAACAAATCGACAGGAGAAGCCTCTGACATGGTAAAGAAATGGAGGCTTAACTGGGGACCTTTTAAAGATGAATTTTTTCCCATTATTGAAATCATCTCAGAAGAATTTTACATTCCACAACTCGACAGATACCGAAAAGTATGGGCATTACTTCCCTACGATTATTATATTTCCAACAAAAGCTATCCTGTACTCTATCTTCAGGACGCACAGAACCTCTTCAACGAAGGAAGTGAATACGGCAATTGGGAAATAGATAAAAAACTCTCTATTCTTGCAGAATACGGACGTGGGGATGTAATCATCATCGCGATTGAACACGGAAGTCAGGAAAGGATAAAGGAATATATATTCGACAATGATCATGTTGCTCACGGTTCCGAAGGCAAGAAATACATACGCTTCATCACAGATACGCTGAAACCTTTCGTCGATGAAAATTACCGGACCAAAAAAGACAGGGAAAATACAGGTATCGGCGGGAGTTCATTAGGTGCCCTTATTAGTATTTACAGTGGATTTCTATATCCTGAAGTATATTCAAAATTACTGATCTTCTCTCCTTCTCTTTGGGTAGAGCCTAACAATAATTTTCCAATGATGAACTTCCGTATTCCCTTCAAGACTAAAATCTATTTATACGGAGGAGGAAAGGAAGGATCTAAAATGGTAAAAAGAATCCGCATATTTGAAGAATATTTAAAAAAATGGGAACAAAAAAATCTTTTTGATTTCGAATTTAAAACCAGTATTAATCCTGAAGGTACACACAGTGAATTCTATTGGTCGCAGGAGTTTCCGAGGGCCATCGAATGGCTATTTTATGACAATACAGAAAATCCTGTAGAAGTAGCACCACAACAACAATCAATCAAACCGTAA
- a CDS encoding glycogen/starch synthase — protein MIVYHLSTECYPIAKVGGLADVVGALPKYQNKIKGVDAKVVMPWYNKSFIYDHEFDIVFDGFIHQGPNMLQVQVMKEKTNILGFELYLVKIPGLLDRDNPYGYQDESFQFLAFQHGVLHWLSAMEIRPDVLHCHDYHTGLVPFMIEYCPEFKFLKGVKTIGTIHNGEYQGMMGWNMAQYMPVFDNYRWGLLDWNGLINPLACMIKCAHAFTTVSEGYLEELFISFRGLESLVREEFGKAYGIINGIDTEVWNPETDPMLDYNFSIEDAVEQKKKSKAKLCKEYGLKPELPLFAFIGRFATEKGADLLPDVVWRSIRQSYGALNVIILGSGNRYIEDKLKEYEHLYSNFALDLGYKEYLSHKIYASADFLLMPSRVEPCGLNQMYSMRYGTVPIVRYTGGLKDTVQDISTGGAGLNFSYPGVDDVIHAMNRGMHIYYQKGVMEDLITANMQFDFAWEKSAEKYIALYNK, from the coding sequence ATGATTGTTTATCATCTTAGTACGGAATGTTATCCGATAGCAAAAGTAGGCGGTTTAGCAGATGTTGTAGGAGCTTTGCCAAAATATCAGAATAAAATAAAAGGAGTGGACGCAAAGGTTGTAATGCCTTGGTATAATAAATCTTTTATTTACGATCATGAATTTGATATTGTTTTTGATGGTTTTATTCATCAGGGGCCCAATATGCTTCAGGTTCAGGTAATGAAAGAAAAAACTAATATTTTAGGCTTTGAGTTGTACCTGGTAAAAATTCCCGGGCTTTTAGACAGGGATAATCCTTACGGTTACCAGGATGAAAGTTTCCAGTTTTTAGCGTTTCAGCATGGTGTCTTGCATTGGCTGAGTGCCATGGAAATCCGTCCTGATGTTTTGCATTGTCATGATTATCACACGGGCCTGGTTCCTTTTATGATTGAATATTGTCCTGAGTTCAAATTTCTTAAGGGGGTTAAAACGATTGGAACAATTCACAATGGTGAATACCAAGGGATGATGGGCTGGAATATGGCACAATATATGCCTGTGTTTGATAACTACAGGTGGGGACTTTTAGACTGGAACGGATTGATTAATCCTCTGGCGTGTATGATCAAATGTGCACATGCATTCACCACGGTTTCGGAAGGCTATCTGGAAGAGCTTTTTATAAGTTTCCGAGGACTTGAAAGCTTGGTTCGCGAAGAATTCGGAAAAGCATACGGAATCATCAATGGTATTGATACTGAAGTATGGAATCCTGAGACTGATCCTATGCTGGATTATAACTTTAGTATCGAAGATGCCGTAGAACAGAAGAAAAAAAGTAAAGCCAAACTTTGCAAAGAGTATGGTCTGAAGCCGGAACTTCCTTTGTTTGCATTTATTGGAAGGTTTGCAACCGAAAAAGGAGCCGATCTGCTGCCCGATGTTGTATGGAGGAGTATAAGACAGAGCTATGGTGCTTTAAATGTTATCATTCTGGGCTCCGGTAACAGATATATAGAAGATAAGTTAAAAGAATACGAACATTTGTACAGTAATTTTGCTCTTGATCTGGGGTATAAAGAATATCTGTCCCATAAAATATATGCTTCAGCAGACTTTTTGCTGATGCCTTCAAGGGTGGAGCCATGCGGATTGAATCAGATGTATTCCATGAGATACGGGACGGTTCCCATTGTAAGATACACCGGTGGATTGAAAGATACTGTGCAGGATATATCTACAGGAGGGGCGGGATTAAATTTTTCCTATCCCGGAGTTGATGATGTAATTCACGCGATGAACAGAGGGATGCATATATATTATCAAAAAGGTGTGATGGAGGACCTTATCACTGCCAATATGCAATTTGATTTCGCCTGGGAGAAGTCTGCGGAGAAGTATATTGCGTTATACAATAAATAA
- a CDS encoding alpha/beta hydrolase-fold protein: MPHIEHTDYYSNILGISIKVEVTGHYGHPIIMFPTSQGLYTQNHDFHLNGSINWFVEQGKVKLYNLQTIDSWSFYDDAISPQQRIKNYERYVQFLIQEFVPYIQKLHKTHRVAIAGASFGGYHAANFAFRFPDVISHLFCLSGAFTIRNFMDGYSDDLVYYNCPREFVKNDEAWKYKHMHIVLSTSDQDICKDKNLEMAAILQSKGIDYWYDERKWINHDWPLWRMVFPTFISAFFS, encoded by the coding sequence ATGCCACATATAGAACATACTGATTATTATTCAAATATATTGGGAATAAGCATTAAGGTAGAAGTAACAGGACATTACGGCCATCCTATCATCATGTTCCCTACTTCGCAGGGATTATATACCCAGAATCATGATTTCCACCTCAACGGAAGCATCAACTGGTTTGTAGAGCAGGGCAAAGTAAAGCTGTATAACCTTCAGACTATTGACAGCTGGAGTTTTTATGATGATGCTATATCGCCGCAGCAAAGAATAAAAAATTATGAAAGGTATGTTCAGTTTCTTATTCAGGAATTTGTCCCTTATATTCAGAAATTACATAAAACACACCGGGTTGCTATAGCCGGTGCCAGTTTCGGAGGATACCATGCTGCAAATTTTGCATTCCGGTTTCCTGATGTCATCTCACATTTATTCTGTCTTTCCGGGGCATTTACGATCCGGAATTTCATGGACGGATATTCTGATGATCTTGTATATTATAATTGCCCCAGAGAGTTCGTCAAAAATGATGAGGCCTGGAAATATAAACATATGCATATTGTCTTAAGTACTTCTGATCAGGACATTTGTAAGGATAAAAACCTTGAAATGGCAGCAATCCTTCAATCAAAAGGAATAGATTACTGGTATGATGAAAGAAAATGGATCAATCACGACTGGCCGTTGTGGAGAATGGTATTTCCGACGTTCATCAGCGCATTTTTTTCCTGA
- a CDS encoding ATP-grasp domain-containing protein, with the protein MEEKTIVCISCYYKGYDFMDEMKMLGNKIILITSENIREKNWPWHAIDEVFYMPELKPSVWNLEHLIQGFSHLMQTRKIDAVVALDDYDVEKAALIRETFRIPGMGQTTHRYFRDKLAMRQKAKDSGINVPEFTAVFNNDEVNTFIENVPAPWVLKPRSEASASGIKKITSKEQLWEALNELGEERHLFLLESFKPGDVFHVDSLTFDKEVVFTSASQYLAPPMQVSHEGGVFRTKTLSRQSDEFKALEEINAKLLSNFGLLNGATHTEFIRSKEDGTWYFLETSSRVGGAHIPDLVEASSDINIWREWAKIEDALLRSKKYEVAKPVEYHSGLIIALIKDQKPDYGPFECEEIVKYLPIDYHVGIVYKSGNADTIQERLDFAAEKINTGLLNILPPKGKPTS; encoded by the coding sequence ATGGAGGAGAAAACTATAGTATGTATTTCGTGCTATTACAAGGGCTATGATTTCATGGACGAAATGAAGATGCTCGGTAATAAAATAATCCTGATTACATCCGAAAATATCAGAGAAAAGAACTGGCCGTGGCATGCGATCGATGAGGTTTTTTATATGCCCGAATTAAAGCCGTCCGTATGGAACCTTGAACATCTTATTCAGGGATTCTCCCATCTTATGCAGACCCGAAAAATTGATGCTGTCGTTGCTCTCGATGATTATGACGTTGAAAAAGCGGCACTGATCAGGGAGACTTTCCGTATCCCCGGAATGGGACAAACTACCCACCGCTATTTCAGGGATAAACTGGCAATGAGACAAAAAGCCAAAGATTCGGGTATCAACGTGCCGGAATTTACAGCAGTCTTTAACAATGATGAGGTTAATACTTTTATTGAAAACGTTCCTGCTCCGTGGGTGTTAAAGCCCCGTTCCGAAGCTTCTGCATCGGGGATAAAGAAAATCACTTCTAAGGAACAGCTTTGGGAAGCCTTAAATGAGCTGGGAGAAGAACGGCATCTTTTTTTACTGGAAAGCTTTAAACCCGGAGATGTTTTCCATGTAGACAGCCTTACTTTTGATAAGGAAGTGGTGTTTACATCAGCATCTCAATATCTGGCCCCGCCGATGCAGGTTTCCCATGAAGGAGGTGTTTTCAGAACCAAAACTTTAAGCAGGCAATCTGATGAATTCAAAGCTCTTGAAGAAATTAATGCAAAACTCCTCTCAAATTTTGGATTACTGAATGGAGCCACCCATACTGAATTTATAAGGAGTAAAGAAGACGGAACATGGTATTTTCTGGAAACATCTTCACGTGTAGGGGGTGCACATATTCCTGATCTTGTTGAAGCTTCCAGCGATATCAATATCTGGCGCGAATGGGCAAAGATTGAAGACGCACTCCTGAGATCAAAAAAATATGAAGTAGCCAAACCCGTGGAGTACCATTCCGGGTTGATCATTGCCTTAATTAAGGATCAAAAGCCTGATTACGGTCCGTTCGAATGTGAAGAAATCGTTAAGTACCTTCCCATAGATTATCATGTCGGGATAGTATATAAATCCGGAAACGCCGACACTATACAGGAAAGACTCGACTTCGCAGCAGAGAAGATCAATACCGGATTACTGAATATTTTACCTCCGAAAGGTAAACCCACAAGTTAG
- a CDS encoding glucose-1-phosphate adenylyltransferase: MNRNVISIVLGGGRGTRLFPLTYSRSKPAVPIAGKYRLVDIPISNCLNSGLNKILVLTQFNSASLNSHIKNSYHFDIFSKGFVDILAAEQNVENESWYQGTADAVRQSMKHLEKYDYDYILILSGDQLYQMDFREMLDYHIKKGGDVTIATIPVNAKDATGFGILKSDDEGNITSFVEKPGMDILGDWKSEVSDHNKHEGKEFLASMGIYIFTKSILKKMFDEGAGDDFGKDIIPNSIGKYATLSYQYEGYWTDIGTIESFYEANIDLCQDFPQFNLFSSSPIYTRARMLPPSKINGSYVSKAVFGDGCIIMADKIENSVIGNRTRIDKGSTIVNSYVMGSDFYQNTTEIVMNDRNGRPNMGIGKYCYIEKAILDKNCYIGDNVRIIGGKHLQDGDFGTHSVQDGIVVVKKGAVLPPGTHIG, encoded by the coding sequence ATGAATCGCAACGTTATTTCCATTGTTTTGGGAGGAGGTAGAGGAACGAGACTTTTTCCGTTAACTTATTCAAGGTCAAAACCAGCCGTTCCAATTGCCGGAAAATACAGACTGGTAGATATTCCTATTTCCAATTGTTTAAACTCGGGACTGAATAAGATCTTGGTTTTAACCCAGTTTAATTCTGCTTCTTTAAATTCTCATATTAAAAATTCATATCATTTTGATATCTTCAGTAAAGGATTTGTAGATATTTTAGCTGCCGAACAGAATGTTGAAAATGAGAGCTGGTATCAGGGTACTGCAGATGCGGTTCGTCAGTCGATGAAACACCTTGAAAAATATGATTATGATTATATTCTTATCCTTTCAGGGGATCAGCTTTATCAGATGGACTTCAGGGAAATGCTGGATTATCATATTAAAAAAGGAGGGGATGTAACTATTGCGACTATTCCTGTAAATGCCAAGGATGCAACAGGATTTGGTATTTTGAAATCCGATGATGAAGGAAATATTACTTCATTTGTTGAAAAACCGGGAATGGATATTTTAGGAGATTGGAAGTCTGAAGTTTCTGATCATAACAAACATGAAGGGAAAGAATTCCTTGCATCTATGGGGATTTATATTTTCACAAAGAGTATTCTTAAAAAGATGTTTGATGAAGGTGCGGGGGATGATTTCGGGAAAGATATTATTCCTAATTCAATAGGAAAATATGCTACATTAAGTTATCAGTATGAAGGATACTGGACTGATATTGGAACAATTGAGTCTTTTTACGAGGCTAATATTGATCTTTGTCAGGATTTTCCACAGTTTAATTTATTTTCTTCGTCACCGATTTATACGAGAGCCAGAATGCTACCTCCATCCAAAATTAATGGATCTTACGTTAGTAAAGCTGTTTTTGGAGATGGATGTATTATTATGGCGGACAAAATTGAAAATTCAGTGATCGGAAACAGGACCCGTATCGATAAAGGAAGTACGATCGTAAATTCTTATGTAATGGGATCGGATTTCTATCAGAATACTACTGAAATTGTCATGAATGACCGGAATGGTCGTCCTAACATGGGCATAGGGAAATACTGTTACATCGAAAAAGCAATTCTGGATAAAAATTGCTATATCGGAGATAATGTAAGAATTATCGGAGGGAAGCACTTACAGGATGGCGACTTTGGAACCCACTCTGTGCAGGATGGTATTGTTGTGGTGAAAAAAGGAGCTGTATTGCCTCCGGGAACTCATATTGGATAA
- a CDS encoding carboxylate-amine ligase: MHQFTIGIEEEYQIIDVESRDLISHVSKIIEGGKAVLSENLKHEMHESMIEMETGICQNIQDARTELTNLRRHLINIAHEQGLRVSGGGTHPFSHWSDNSITQGERYVKIVDDMGDVARENLIFGLHVHIGIPNREEGVRIQNVMRYFLPHVYALSTNSPFWIGRNTGFKSYRQEIFVKFPRTGIPSYFNSLAEFDSYVDLLVKTGTIDNAKKIWWDLRVHPFYPTIEFRICDMPLRIDETVCLAAIMQSLVAKIYKLHKQNLSFRSYRRLLLNENKWRASKSGIEAHLIDFGKEESVPYPDLLKELLEFIDDVVDELGCRKEVEYAWKILENGTGADRQLQIFRETGDLTKVVDYMISETEYGITHGEIIS; the protein is encoded by the coding sequence ATGCACCAGTTTACTATAGGAATTGAAGAAGAGTATCAGATAATTGATGTTGAAAGCAGGGATCTTATTTCTCATGTTTCTAAAATTATTGAAGGTGGTAAAGCTGTTTTAAGTGAAAATTTAAAACACGAAATGCATGAATCCATGATTGAAATGGAAACAGGGATCTGCCAGAATATTCAGGATGCAAGAACTGAGCTCACGAATTTAAGAAGGCATCTCATCAATATTGCGCATGAACAGGGGCTCAGGGTATCTGGAGGAGGAACCCATCCTTTCTCCCATTGGTCGGACAATTCCATTACCCAGGGTGAACGTTATGTAAAAATTGTAGATGATATGGGAGATGTAGCCCGGGAAAATCTTATTTTCGGTCTTCATGTTCACATTGGTATTCCCAATCGTGAAGAGGGAGTAAGAATTCAAAACGTAATGCGATATTTTCTTCCCCATGTTTACGCTCTATCAACCAATTCTCCATTTTGGATCGGAAGAAATACAGGTTTTAAATCATACAGACAAGAGATCTTTGTCAAATTCCCAAGAACAGGGATACCAAGCTATTTCAACTCATTGGCTGAATTTGACAGCTATGTAGACCTTCTGGTGAAAACAGGAACGATTGATAACGCCAAAAAAATATGGTGGGATCTTCGGGTACATCCATTCTACCCTACTATTGAATTCAGAATCTGTGATATGCCGTTAAGGATTGATGAAACGGTTTGTCTGGCTGCCATTATGCAGAGCTTAGTAGCCAAAATTTATAAACTTCACAAGCAAAATTTAAGTTTCAGAAGTTATAGAAGGCTTTTATTAAACGAAAATAAATGGCGCGCTTCAAAAAGTGGTATAGAAGCACATCTTATCGACTTTGGTAAAGAGGAATCGGTGCCATATCCGGATCTCCTGAAAGAACTGCTGGAATTTATAGATGATGTAGTTGATGAGTTAGGATGCAGGAAAGAAGTAGAATACGCATGGAAAATACTGGAAAACGGAACCGGTGCAGACAGGCAGCTTCAGATCTTTAGGGAAACGGGAGACCTTACTAAGGTGGTAGATTATATGATCTCCGAAACAGAATACGGCATTACCCACGGCGAAATCATTTCATGA
- the glgB gene encoding 1,4-alpha-glucan branching protein GlgB, with the protein MNSVKTYTLFTDHDVYLFKEGKHYKLYDKFGAHSVEKDGVSGVYFSVWAPNAKKVSVIGNFNNWNHKEHILYPRWDGSGIWEGFIADLKWGTLYKYAIETAYGDLLEKSDPYALSWEQNLQAASLISTTWYEWKDQEWMDSRWKKNRLEAPISVYEMQLGSWVREEDHPDKFLNYRDIAKKLVPYIIEMGFTHVEFMPVMEFPYDPSWGYQITGFYAATSRFGSPQDLMFLIDELHKNDIGVILDWVPSHFPGDANGLHRFDGSFLYEHEDPRKGFHPDWKSYIFNYGRNEVKSFLISNAMFWLERYHADGLRVDAVTSMLHLDYSRNEGEWEPNQYGGNVNLEAKIFLQEFNTAVYKEFGNAIITIAEESSDFPMLTKPVHDGGVGFGMKWMMGWMHDTLDYFKLDPILRKNNHHKITFASMYMYNENYMMPLSHDEVVHGKASLIYKMPGDEWQKFANLRALYVYMYTHPGAKLLFMGDEFGQTAEWNFKQSLDWHLLQYSVHKGLQTLVKDLNHAYRSESALYENQFNPKGFEWVEADDKDNSVFVYLRKGKRKDDVCMIVLNLTPRIVEYTIGVNEGTHWEVIFNSDDEIYSGGGVEPVIIREEKGNWMNRPQSITLKLPPLAGLILKQKKDKKYKLHRIKLHKK; encoded by the coding sequence ATGAACTCTGTTAAAACCTATACACTTTTTACGGATCATGATGTTTATCTTTTCAAAGAAGGTAAGCATTACAAGCTTTACGATAAGTTTGGGGCACATTCCGTAGAGAAAGACGGGGTTTCAGGAGTTTATTTTTCTGTCTGGGCACCCAATGCGAAAAAGGTTTCTGTGATTGGGAATTTTAATAACTGGAATCATAAAGAGCATATTTTATATCCCCGGTGGGATGGATCGGGGATCTGGGAAGGCTTTATTGCTGATCTTAAATGGGGAACTTTATATAAATATGCTATAGAAACGGCTTATGGTGATCTTTTGGAAAAAAGTGATCCTTATGCATTAAGTTGGGAGCAAAATTTACAGGCAGCATCTCTGATTTCTACTACGTGGTATGAATGGAAAGACCAGGAATGGATGGACAGCAGATGGAAAAAGAACCGGTTGGAAGCTCCGATTTCTGTATATGAAATGCAATTAGGTTCATGGGTAAGGGAAGAAGACCATCCTGATAAGTTTTTAAATTATCGTGATATAGCCAAAAAGCTGGTGCCTTACATCATAGAAATGGGATTCACACACGTAGAATTTATGCCCGTCATGGAGTTTCCTTATGATCCCAGTTGGGGATATCAGATCACAGGTTTCTATGCCGCAACTTCAAGATTCGGATCCCCTCAGGATTTAATGTTCCTGATTGATGAACTTCATAAGAATGATATAGGCGTAATACTGGACTGGGTTCCTTCTCATTTCCCGGGAGATGCGAATGGACTCCATCGTTTCGATGGGTCTTTTTTATATGAGCATGAAGACCCGAGAAAAGGATTTCATCCGGACTGGAAATCTTACATTTTCAACTACGGAAGAAATGAAGTAAAATCTTTTTTGATCTCCAACGCCATGTTTTGGCTGGAAAGATATCATGCGGATGGATTGCGGGTAGATGCCGTAACTTCCATGCTCCATCTGGATTATTCCAGAAATGAAGGAGAGTGGGAGCCAAATCAGTATGGCGGGAATGTAAATCTTGAAGCAAAAATATTTCTTCAGGAATTTAATACAGCAGTATATAAAGAATTCGGAAATGCAATTATTACGATTGCTGAAGAAAGTTCAGATTTTCCAATGCTTACCAAGCCGGTGCATGATGGTGGTGTGGGGTTTGGAATGAAATGGATGATGGGTTGGATGCATGATACACTGGATTATTTTAAACTTGATCCCATCCTCAGAAAAAACAACCATCACAAAATAACCTTTGCGTCCATGTATATGTATAACGAAAATTATATGATGCCTTTATCTCACGATGAAGTTGTACATGGGAAAGCAAGTCTTATTTATAAAATGCCGGGAGATGAATGGCAAAAGTTTGCCAATCTTCGGGCACTTTATGTATACATGTATACGCATCCGGGAGCAAAACTGCTTTTTATGGGAGATGAATTCGGTCAGACTGCTGAATGGAATTTTAAGCAAAGCCTGGATTGGCATTTGTTACAGTATTCTGTTCATAAAGGATTGCAGACATTAGTCAAAGATCTCAATCATGCGTACAGATCAGAATCTGCTTTATATGAAAACCAGTTTAATCCCAAAGGATTTGAATGGGTGGAAGCCGATGATAAGGATAATTCTGTCTTTGTATATTTAAGAAAGGGGAAACGGAAGGATGATGTTTGCATGATCGTTCTTAATCTTACACCCCGTATCGTTGAGTATACAATAGGAGTGAACGAAGGAACACATTGGGAAGTTATTTTCAATTCTGATGATGAAATATACAGTGGCGGTGGTGTAGAGCCTGTTATTATAAGAGAAGAGAAAGGGAATTGGATGAACAGGCCTCAATCCATAACTTTAAAACTGCCGCCACTCGCCGGATTGATTTTAAAGCAGAAAAAAGATAAAAAGTATAAATTACATAGAATTAAATTACATAAAAAGTAA